One Solibacillus isronensis genomic region harbors:
- a CDS encoding Na(+)/H(+) antiporter subunit F1: protein MIDLILKAALVLFMVAIGLSLFRVIKGPSLPDRAIALDTIGVNLISAIAIVSIVLKTKAFLEAILILGILAFIGTIAFSKYIERGVIVERKSAD, encoded by the coding sequence ATGATCGATTTGATTCTAAAGGCGGCACTTGTTCTATTTATGGTGGCAATCGGACTATCCCTATTTCGTGTGATAAAAGGGCCGTCATTACCTGACCGCGCAATCGCACTTGATACGATTGGTGTAAATTTAATTTCTGCGATCGCCATCGTGTCGATTGTTTTAAAAACAAAGGCATTTTTGGAAGCCATTTTAATATTGGGTATTTTAGCATTTATCGGAACGATCGCATTCTCGAAATATATAGAAAGAGGTGTCATTGTTGAACGTAAATCAGCTGATTGA
- a CDS encoding Gfo/Idh/MocA family protein, translated as MTKTTIGIIGTGVVGERIINQALQNEHYEIAAIFDTNETRTAQLAAKYNVPTTNDLQALLNLKPDWVYIGTPPVSHATLAAEIAKHKLHILSEKPLAHDAADGEIMVRIANESNVQTAMHFPLMYGAAVHQLKQELAKDMGDITRIELHTYFPEWPRKWQQNPWIASRKQGGFIREIFPHYLQLTHHLFGDVEILAHETAYPEDQALCEVGVSALAKTANGIPMVINGLAGIGQEERIDFKIFGTEKVVTLRNWSNVYTSKAYEPEVEITPAEAPETMLDACRKVLLGEEAFVVPFEEGLKVQRWIDELLK; from the coding sequence ATGACTAAAACAACGATTGGCATTATCGGTACTGGTGTTGTCGGTGAACGCATTATTAACCAGGCACTGCAAAACGAACATTATGAAATTGCCGCAATATTTGATACGAATGAAACACGTACAGCACAATTGGCGGCTAAATATAATGTACCCACAACGAATGATTTACAAGCGCTATTAAATTTAAAACCGGACTGGGTTTATATCGGCACACCACCTGTCAGCCATGCAACACTTGCTGCAGAAATTGCAAAGCACAAATTACATATTCTCTCGGAAAAACCGCTTGCCCATGATGCAGCAGACGGAGAAATAATGGTTCGTATCGCAAATGAATCCAATGTTCAAACAGCGATGCATTTTCCGTTAATGTACGGTGCGGCAGTCCATCAGCTGAAACAAGAGCTTGCAAAAGATATGGGTGACATTACCCGTATTGAACTGCATACGTATTTCCCTGAATGGCCGCGTAAATGGCAGCAAAATCCTTGGATTGCTTCACGTAAGCAAGGTGGCTTTATTCGGGAGATTTTCCCGCATTATTTGCAATTAACACACCATTTATTCGGTGATGTTGAAATTTTGGCGCATGAAACAGCTTACCCTGAAGATCAAGCACTTTGTGAAGTCGGGGTATCTGCTTTAGCGAAAACAGCAAACGGCATCCCGATGGTCATTAACGGGCTTGCAGGTATCGGACAGGAAGAGCGCATCGACTTTAAAATTTTCGGAACAGAAAAAGTTGTAACATTACGAAACTGGTCTAATGTCTACACAAGCAAAGCCTATGAGCCGGAAGTGGAGATTACCCCTGCCGAAGCCCCTGAAACAATGCTTGATGCATGTCGAAAAGTCCTTTTAGGCGAAGAAGCATTTGTCGTACCATTCGAGGAAGGCTTAAAAGTGCAGCGTTGGATTGATGAACTGTTAAAGTAA
- a CDS encoding rhodanese-like domain-containing protein, with the protein MEGIITLLAMVGIIAMIVRFMPKKGVKYITTKELQPLLEDEKYVFVDVRTEKEYKEAHIPQFINRPLGTYLGDLPKDRPVVVICQSGARSNKACKELVKLGYTDITNVRRGMNGLRAG; encoded by the coding sequence ATGGAAGGGATTATTACACTACTTGCAATGGTGGGAATTATTGCAATGATTGTGCGTTTTATGCCGAAAAAAGGCGTGAAATATATTACTACAAAAGAACTGCAGCCTTTACTGGAAGACGAGAAATATGTATTTGTGGATGTCCGGACGGAAAAAGAATATAAAGAGGCCCATATTCCTCAGTTTATTAATCGTCCGCTTGGAACGTATTTAGGGGATTTGCCGAAAGATCGTCCTGTTGTTGTCATTTGCCAAAGTGGTGCGCGCAGTAATAAAGCGTGCAAGGAACTCGTAAAGCTAGGTTATACCGATATAACAAATGTTCGCCGTGGGATGAATGGACTGCGTGCAGGATAA
- a CDS encoding DUF6509 family protein, translated as MNITQFSIEEILDPTKIIEGKRYEFLLDVEVDEEDELYSAAGLEIRVIVGVIDDNVRIVNYFIIDKSNNEFLDFALEEDEEAMILEFCKEELYADSSETEAE; from the coding sequence ATGAATATTACGCAATTTTCAATAGAAGAAATTTTAGATCCGACAAAGATTATTGAAGGTAAGCGTTATGAGTTTTTATTAGATGTAGAAGTGGATGAGGAAGATGAACTGTATTCCGCTGCAGGATTAGAGATTCGTGTGATTGTAGGGGTAATTGACGACAATGTACGCATCGTGAACTATTTTATTATTGATAAATCTAATAATGAGTTTTTGGATTTTGCATTGGAAGAAGACGAAGAAGCGATGATATTGGAGTTTTGCAAAGAGGAATTATATGCTGATTCAAGTGAAACAGAAGCTGAATAA
- a CDS encoding alanyl-tRNA editing protein gives MKNLFYYEDAMMKEFTAQVVKTGKDDTGNFIVLNNTAFYPTGGGQPHDTGWINELEIIDVEKIDEEIRHYTAADVSNISGEISGKLHWSRRFDHMQQHAGQHILTAAFVELFDMATVSFHLGTELVTIDLNVGEVSEDQLAAVEKRANEIIWENRPIETKWVTKEELAQYNLRKDVKVDEDIRLVIIPDYDYNGCGGTHPTSTGQVGLLKILATEKMKKQIRVHFVCGNRVLQQLAMRKQVLSDVARQLSAPEDEAADALRKFAKTAKQTEKNLTEAQDALLEFEAKELANETVAAATFENRSIQSLQKLARFITQQNGEAIALLVANNEDKLQFVAARGSEQTKSMKDISATALPLINGKGGGNDALVQGGGEKTISAEALIEAMKEAVR, from the coding sequence TTGAAAAATCTATTTTATTACGAAGATGCAATGATGAAGGAATTTACGGCACAAGTTGTGAAAACAGGTAAAGACGACACAGGAAATTTCATTGTACTAAACAATACGGCATTTTATCCTACTGGTGGCGGGCAACCCCACGATACGGGCTGGATTAATGAATTGGAAATTATCGATGTTGAGAAAATTGATGAGGAAATTCGTCATTATACGGCAGCCGATGTGTCGAATATTTCCGGGGAAATATCCGGGAAACTTCATTGGTCGCGCCGATTCGACCATATGCAACAACATGCGGGACAACATATTTTAACAGCAGCCTTTGTGGAATTATTCGATATGGCGACAGTGAGCTTCCACTTAGGGACAGAGCTTGTCACAATCGATTTAAATGTTGGCGAAGTATCGGAAGATCAGCTGGCAGCAGTGGAAAAACGGGCTAATGAAATTATTTGGGAAAACCGTCCTATTGAAACTAAGTGGGTGACAAAAGAAGAATTAGCACAATATAACTTACGGAAAGATGTAAAAGTCGACGAAGATATTCGTTTAGTTATTATCCCTGACTATGACTACAATGGCTGTGGTGGTACACATCCCACTTCTACCGGACAAGTAGGCTTATTGAAAATTTTAGCTACAGAGAAAATGAAGAAGCAGATTCGTGTACACTTCGTCTGCGGCAATCGCGTGTTACAGCAGCTGGCTATGCGTAAACAGGTTTTAAGCGATGTGGCACGCCAATTGAGCGCACCGGAAGATGAAGCTGCTGATGCGTTGCGTAAATTCGCGAAAACAGCAAAGCAAACAGAGAAGAATTTAACGGAAGCACAAGATGCCCTTCTTGAATTCGAAGCAAAAGAATTAGCAAACGAAACAGTTGCTGCAGCGACATTTGAAAACCGCTCGATTCAAAGCCTGCAGAAGCTGGCGCGTTTTATTACACAGCAAAATGGTGAGGCAATCGCACTGCTCGTTGCCAATAATGAAGACAAGCTACAATTTGTTGCGGCACGCGGCAGTGAGCAAACAAAATCGATGAAAGATATTTCTGCAACTGCTTTACCGCTCATTAATGGTAAAGGCGGCGGAAATGATGCACTTGTCCAAGGCGGCGGTGAAAAAACCATTTCAGCTGAAGCGCTGATTGAGGCAATGAAAGAAGCAGTTCGATAA
- a CDS encoding helix-turn-helix domain-containing protein yields MIFSERLKKEREKRGWSQADLAEKIHVSRQSVSKWETGKNYPSIEVIIDLSDLFGITIDEMLRSDGELKEKVIRDSKKLAYPKWKAFFDSVFLLGAFLLVAKLIIMGLNHFAGMDVIIPEGLPKILSNFLPLALMVIGGIGADQLKTKYIE; encoded by the coding sequence ATGATTTTTAGTGAACGATTAAAAAAAGAGCGAGAAAAAAGAGGTTGGTCACAAGCGGATCTTGCCGAAAAAATCCATGTTAGTCGCCAATCCGTTTCTAAATGGGAAACCGGGAAGAACTATCCGAGTATTGAAGTAATCATTGATTTGAGTGATTTGTTTGGCATCACAATTGATGAAATGTTGAGGAGTGATGGTGAATTGAAAGAAAAAGTAATTCGAGATAGTAAGAAATTGGCGTATCCAAAATGGAAAGCGTTCTTTGATAGCGTATTTTTATTAGGTGCATTTTTATTGGTTGCAAAACTGATTATTATGGGTTTAAATCATTTTGCTGGTATGGATGTTATTATTCCTGAAGGCTTACCAAAAATCCTATCAAACTTCTTGCCGCTAGCTTTAATGGTAATCGGCGGGATTGGTGCAGACCAGTTAAAAACAAAATATATTGAATAA
- a CDS encoding metallophosphoesterase — protein sequence MKKLLKLIIFIGVVYLFLYINNNWLVTTDYVHESEKVPESFDGYRITQVTDLHDATFGENQSRLVEKVRATKPDAIFITGDLVDSRRYDLENSLQAVRQLVDIADVYYVLGNHEVALNLTDEIYAALNELGVHVLPNDAVQLERNGEHIVIAGIEDPLMGKEVGQSIDEALYNMNPDAFKVLLSHRPEVFETYVEKDIDLVLTGHAHGGQIRLPFIGGLFAPTQGFMPTYTAGIYEQQDTEMIVNRGLGNSLFPYRVFNLPEIYVVELKKES from the coding sequence TTGAAAAAGTTATTGAAATTAATCATTTTTATAGGTGTTGTCTATCTATTTTTATATATAAATAATAATTGGCTTGTAACAACCGATTATGTACATGAATCAGAGAAAGTTCCGGAAAGCTTTGATGGTTACCGGATTACCCAAGTTACCGATTTGCATGATGCGACATTCGGGGAAAATCAGTCAAGGTTAGTGGAAAAAGTGCGGGCTACCAAACCGGATGCTATTTTCATAACGGGTGACTTAGTGGATAGTCGCCGCTATGACTTGGAAAACAGCTTGCAGGCTGTGCGCCAATTAGTCGATATTGCGGATGTTTACTATGTTCTTGGCAATCACGAGGTTGCATTGAATTTAACAGATGAAATTTATGCGGCTTTAAATGAGCTGGGTGTCCATGTGTTACCGAATGATGCGGTACAGTTGGAGCGCAACGGAGAGCACATTGTCATTGCGGGTATTGAGGACCCGTTAATGGGGAAAGAAGTGGGACAGTCGATCGATGAAGCACTGTACAATATGAATCCAGATGCATTTAAAGTGCTACTGTCGCACCGTCCTGAGGTGTTTGAAACATATGTTGAAAAGGACATTGACCTAGTGTTAACAGGACATGCACATGGTGGTCAAATTCGTCTGCCATTTATCGGCGGACTTTTTGCGCCAACTCAAGGTTTCATGCCAACATACACAGCAGGTATTTATGAACAGCAGGATACGGAAATGATTGTAAATCGGGGCTTGGGGAACAGCCTGTTTCCTTACCGGGTCTTTAATCTGCCTGAAATTTATGTCGTTGAGTTGAAAAAGGAAAGCTAG
- a CDS encoding gamma-glutamyltransferase family protein, with protein sequence MDFLHYPFPSKRNTVIANRGMVATSQPLAAQAGLDILKKGGNAVDAAIATAAALTVVEPTSNGIGGDAFALVWMKDELYGLNASGPSAKSISKEALTERGLDYIPMHGVIPVTVPGAPSAWVALSKRFGKLPLSEVLAPAISYAEEGYPISVTLGQYWQSAYKKYKKNFTSEEFQHWFETFSIDGRMPEIGEVWNSPAHGDTLRKIAKTNGEAFYKGEIADKIDAFMKKHNGFISKEDLASYEPEWVNPIKVHYKGYDVWEIPPNGQGIVAQMALNIYQHAESKWQDAQTLHNQIEAMKLAYTDGKAFVTESNDMPVDVDTLLSNTYGESRFAEISETAIDPKPFEIPKGGTVYLATADADGNMVSYIQSNYMGFGSGIVIPETGIALQNRGYDFSLDETHPNFLKPGKRTFNTIIPGFLTKDDEAVGPFGVMGGYMQPQGHFQVVTSTIDFALNPQAALDMPRWQWIGEKRVEVEPHFPSYLVHALQRKGHDIRVAVDGGSFGRGQIIWRDQKTGVLYGGTEPRTDGAIAAW encoded by the coding sequence TTGGACTTTTTACATTATCCATTTCCAAGTAAGCGTAATACAGTCATCGCCAATCGTGGAATGGTCGCAACATCCCAGCCGCTCGCAGCACAGGCGGGACTGGATATTTTAAAAAAAGGCGGCAATGCAGTCGATGCAGCAATCGCGACAGCAGCAGCACTTACTGTTGTTGAGCCTACATCAAACGGAATCGGCGGAGATGCATTTGCCCTCGTCTGGATGAAAGATGAACTTTACGGGTTAAACGCTTCTGGTCCTTCTGCCAAGTCGATTTCCAAAGAAGCATTAACAGAGCGAGGATTAGATTATATACCGATGCATGGAGTTATCCCCGTTACTGTTCCAGGGGCACCATCAGCATGGGTAGCCTTATCAAAGCGATTTGGGAAATTGCCGTTAAGCGAAGTATTGGCCCCTGCCATCTCCTATGCAGAAGAAGGATATCCGATTTCTGTAACACTCGGACAATACTGGCAATCGGCTTATAAAAAGTATAAAAAGAATTTCACATCCGAAGAATTCCAACATTGGTTTGAAACATTTTCAATCGATGGACGGATGCCGGAAATTGGCGAAGTATGGAACTCTCCAGCACACGGAGATACGTTGCGTAAAATCGCCAAAACAAATGGCGAGGCTTTCTACAAGGGCGAAATCGCAGATAAAATTGATGCCTTCATGAAAAAACATAACGGCTTTATTTCAAAGGAAGATTTGGCAAGCTATGAACCTGAATGGGTAAACCCGATTAAAGTGCATTACAAGGGCTATGACGTATGGGAAATTCCGCCGAATGGACAGGGTATTGTTGCACAGATGGCGCTGAACATTTATCAGCATGCCGAGTCAAAATGGCAGGATGCACAAACATTACATAATCAGATTGAAGCGATGAAGCTAGCATATACGGACGGTAAGGCGTTTGTCACAGAATCAAATGACATGCCGGTCGATGTCGATACACTTTTATCAAACACTTACGGAGAGTCACGCTTTGCTGAAATCAGTGAGACAGCAATTGATCCAAAACCTTTCGAGATTCCAAAAGGCGGTACGGTGTATTTGGCAACAGCTGATGCGGACGGCAATATGGTGTCGTATATCCAAAGTAACTATATGGGCTTCGGTTCAGGCATTGTCATTCCGGAAACAGGTATAGCGCTTCAAAACCGGGGCTATGATTTCTCACTGGATGAAACACATCCAAACTTCTTAAAGCCTGGAAAACGAACATTCAATACAATTATCCCAGGATTTTTGACAAAGGATGATGAAGCGGTCGGTCCATTTGGCGTAATGGGTGGATATATGCAGCCTCAAGGGCATTTCCAGGTCGTTACATCCACAATCGACTTCGCACTCAACCCGCAAGCAGCACTTGATATGCCCAGATGGCAATGGATCGGTGAAAAGCGCGTCGAAGTCGAGCCGCACTTCCCTAGTTATTTAGTGCATGCATTGCAACGTAAAGGCCACGACATTCGAGTTGCAGTCGACGGCGGCAGTTTCGGACGCGGTCAAATTATATGGCGGGACCAGAAGACAGGCGTGCTGTATGGTGGAACAGAGCCACGTACAGATGGCGCAATTGCCGCTTGGTAA
- a CDS encoding GntR family transcriptional regulator — MIFNTQSTMPIYMQVAEWIENEILADRVLPEGKVYSQYQLAEIFNINPATAGKGLTILVEKEILYKKRGLGMFVIGDAKHRILTTRRSDTLTKMAKEIVEEAKRLGVMDEDLIELIKHIQKEV, encoded by the coding sequence TTGATTTTTAACACACAAAGTACAATGCCTATTTATATGCAAGTAGCGGAATGGATTGAAAATGAGATATTGGCGGATCGGGTGCTTCCGGAAGGAAAAGTGTATTCGCAGTATCAGCTTGCTGAAATTTTTAATATTAATCCGGCAACCGCAGGAAAAGGCCTGACAATTTTAGTAGAAAAAGAAATTTTATATAAAAAGAGAGGACTTGGAATGTTCGTGATCGGGGATGCAAAACATCGGATTTTAACAACAAGACGAAGTGACACATTGACGAAGATGGCAAAGGAAATCGTAGAAGAAGCAAAACGTTTAGGCGTGATGGATGAAGATTTGATTGAGCTGATCAAGCATATTCAAAAGGAGGTGTGA
- a CDS encoding Na+/H+ antiporter subunit E yields MLGQFIINLFIAALWFLLKDDPTADFTTFMSGFLVGTLILYAMHRFFGTQFYLRRVLKIIKLILIFIRELLSSSISVLKQVLDPQMNFTPGIFTYETELRGDYQVTTLALLLTLTPGSVVMEVSEDNSTFYIHAMDIEESKETVLRSIGKFERAILEVTQ; encoded by the coding sequence ATGTTAGGTCAATTTATTATTAATTTATTTATTGCGGCGCTATGGTTTTTGTTGAAGGATGATCCAACTGCAGACTTTACGACGTTTATGTCAGGCTTTTTAGTCGGAACATTGATTTTATATGCTATGCACAGGTTTTTCGGAACACAGTTTTACTTGCGTCGTGTACTAAAGATTATTAAGCTCATCCTCATATTTATTCGAGAGCTGCTTTCATCAAGTATTTCTGTATTAAAACAAGTGCTGGATCCACAGATGAATTTTACACCGGGCATTTTTACTTATGAAACAGAATTAAGAGGGGACTACCAAGTAACGACATTGGCCCTGTTATTAACATTGACACCGGGTTCTGTTGTAATGGAAGTCTCAGAAGATAACAGCACGTTTTATATTCATGCGATGGATATAGAAGAATCGAAAGAAACGGTACTCCGTTCAATCGGCAAGTTTGAACGTGCCATTTTGGAGGTGACACAATGA
- a CDS encoding Na+/H+ antiporter subunit G, whose amino-acid sequence MNVNQLIELMAALLILFGAIVSVISAFGMIRLPDVYTRSHAATKSATLSVLLCLFGGFIYFWIHDGYVSIRLILGIIFVFITAPVSGHLVCRAAYRSRVPLAEGSGDDALNEILFGEENLQVKEEVEATLKEIK is encoded by the coding sequence TTGAACGTAAATCAGCTGATTGAATTAATGGCGGCACTTCTTATCTTGTTTGGCGCAATTGTGAGTGTCATTAGCGCATTCGGCATGATACGTTTACCAGATGTGTATACACGCTCACACGCAGCAACGAAAAGTGCGACACTCTCTGTATTGCTTTGTTTGTTCGGCGGGTTCATTTACTTTTGGATCCATGATGGCTATGTGAGTATTCGCCTCATTTTAGGGATTATCTTCGTATTTATTACAGCCCCTGTTTCCGGGCATTTAGTATGTCGCGCGGCATATCGTTCACGCGTACCGCTAGCTGAAGGTTCTGGAGACGATGCATTAAATGAAATCCTGTTCGGCGAAGAAAATTTGCAAGTAAAAGAAGAAGTGGAAGCTACATTGAAAGAAATTAAATAA